One Paracoccus aestuarii DNA window includes the following coding sequences:
- a CDS encoding helix-turn-helix domain-containing protein, with product MTKAVATSRSATGQWVQTERAAHEAWAALIGRAPKAAQLMHILTARVGQHNAVVVSQKNLMKLMGCSRRTVQRALDTLCEDRWVEVRQIGENGTVNAYIINDRVAWSGKRDGIRYSLFSAAIILSSDEQPDQSLLDELEPLRRVPSLFQGERQLPSGGGLPPISQPFFDGMEPDLPSTEEAE from the coding sequence ATGACCAAAGCCGTCGCTACCTCACGATCAGCAACTGGCCAGTGGGTCCAGACGGAGAGGGCGGCGCACGAAGCGTGGGCGGCCCTGATTGGACGCGCTCCGAAAGCCGCCCAGTTAATGCACATCCTGACGGCCCGAGTCGGTCAGCATAATGCTGTCGTGGTCAGCCAGAAGAACCTGATGAAGCTGATGGGGTGCAGCCGCCGCACGGTTCAGCGTGCCCTTGATACCCTGTGTGAAGATCGTTGGGTCGAGGTGCGGCAGATCGGGGAAAATGGCACGGTCAATGCCTACATCATCAATGATCGTGTGGCATGGAGCGGCAAGCGGGACGGTATTCGCTACAGCCTGTTCAGCGCGGCTATCATCCTGTCCTCTGACGAGCAGCCCGACCAATCCCTGCTGGATGAACTAGAGCCTCTGCGCCGTGTGCCGTCTTTGTTCCAGGGTGAACGGCAACTGCCTTCGGGAGGAGGGTTGCCGCCCATATCCCAACCATTCTTCGACGGCATGGAGCCGGACCTGCCCTCGACGGAAGAAGCTGAATGA